TCACGACCCGTATCTCCCAACCTTCTTCCCTGAGCCCGAAGGTCGGGGAGCCCGCCGGATTGCCGTTCGAGATCAGAGGGGAGGTGATCGGAAGGGAACTGGTCTACATGCCGCCTATACCCGAAGCGCCCAGCAAGGAGGTCGGAGAGGTGGTTCTAACCTTCTGGGTAACTCCTCAGGGTGACGTGTATAAGGTGCAGCGTAAGAAGACGGCGGGTGACCCGAAGCTTGAAAGGATAGCCAGGGAATGGGTGAGCAGGTTGAAATTCGCCCCCCTGGAGGGACGGGTTGAGCAAAAACCCCAATGGGGTGAGATAACCATCAAATTTTTAAGAAAATAAGACAAAAGGAGGAATCCAGAGATGTCCCGAAGAATTCTTCTCATTCTGATCCTCGCTTTCGGGGTGATCCTTTACGGGTGTTCGATGAAAGGGGCTATATTCCAGAACGCCGAAAATGCCTTCGATCGCGGGGATTATGCTGAGGCAAAGAAGCTTTACACCGAGGTAATACGGAAATATCCCGGCTCCGAGTTCGCCACGAAAGCCAAATTCAGGCTCGCTCAGATCTGTGAAAAGGAATACGATTGGGATAACGCACTCAAATACTATGAGCAGGTTACGAAGGAGGTCAAAGGGGGATATCTGGACGCTCAGTCCAGAAGCAGGATGGCCCTCATCAGAAAGGCCCGTCAGGATATAGCCAAGGCCAAATACATATACGATAACAACCCCGGCAGCGAGAGGGGAAACAGAGCCGCCGCTCAGGCGCTTTACGATATGGCTCAGGCCTACGAAAGGCTGGGCCAGTATGAAAAAGCCATCGAGACATACGAGAAACTGCTGAAGGAGTTCCCGAAATACAAAAACGCAGATCAGGTGCAGTATCAGATCGGGATGATATATTTCTACAAGCTATATGACTACGGAAAAGGATGGAAAGCCTTCATGAAGGTCATCAAGAACTACCCGGATTCGGATCTCGCCAAGGCTTCCGACAGATTGTTGAAGAAGACGCAGAACACGTTGAACGAGATAGCGGCGTTGATAGAGGACGTCAAGAAGATCCGAAACGAGGTGGCGATGAAGTTCGAAAAGATGGGACGACATGTGAGCCAGGCCGATAAATACAGCATCCACGCCGAAAAGGCCGCTCAGGACTACATCGGAATCGCCGAGGGATGGAAGAAACTCAAGAACTATCCCAACGCCATAAAGGCCTATAAGGAACTGGCTGACGAGATCCCGTTCGGACAGTGGGCTCCGAACGCCCTGTTTAACGCGGCGAAGCTGTATCAGGAGATGGGCGATTACGAGATGGCCGTCAAGACCTATGAAGAGCTCTTTAAGAGATACCCCCACTCCTTCAGAAGAAACGACGCGATATA
The genomic region above belongs to Candidatus Poribacteria bacterium and contains:
- a CDS encoding tetratricopeptide repeat protein, with protein sequence MSRRILLILILAFGVILYGCSMKGAIFQNAENAFDRGDYAEAKKLYTEVIRKYPGSEFATKAKFRLAQICEKEYDWDNALKYYEQVTKEVKGGYLDAQSRSRMALIRKARQDIAKAKYIYDNNPGSERGNRAAAQALYDMAQAYERLGQYEKAIETYEKLLKEFPKYKNADQVQYQIGMIYFYKLYDYGKGWKAFMKVIKNYPDSDLAKASDRLLKKTQNTLNEIAALIEDVKKIRNEVAMKFEKMGRHVSQADKYSIHAEKAAQDYIGIAEGWKKLKNYPNAIKAYKELADEIPFGQWAPNALFNAAKLYQEMGDYEMAVKTYEELFKRYPHSFRRNDAIYNEAICYEAMREFAKAYDLYKTYISLDDTDENKLRRAEEKVAQWGYDEDGDGFPFYMEAQYGTSDKDPTSYPEKK